One window of Dyadobacter sandarakinus genomic DNA carries:
- a CDS encoding Smr/MutS family protein, whose amino-acid sequence MNIGDKVRLVHGREEGVIYAFLPGNVVEVEIEDGFRIPVLKKEIVTISPVESQRMVKDDAVRKVTPEPVVPRNQPFAEKGIYLAFVSVNDRAVTAHLINNTDWILPFTAAATSEQVSNGLAGGVLQPRSAQKLTELLVKDFEAWPTFEFRMLYYRTGIHVLPQGLTTRIKCRAQSFYKNKKKAPVLDKDAFVYQLDIENLKKEQSAAGDLPDALKDGLNVVQPGTTGLAKPSDVVDLHAEKLDTDIRSLSGDQILQAQLAAFESNLEMAIANGMEEITFIHGAGSGKLKSELHRRLGKNQHVQFFRDAQKEKFGYGATLVKIK is encoded by the coding sequence ATGAATATCGGAGATAAAGTAAGGTTGGTACATGGCAGGGAAGAGGGCGTTATTTATGCTTTTCTGCCTGGAAATGTAGTGGAAGTTGAAATAGAGGATGGTTTCCGGATTCCGGTACTGAAAAAGGAAATCGTAACGATTTCGCCGGTAGAATCGCAGCGGATGGTCAAGGATGACGCAGTGCGGAAAGTTACTCCCGAGCCGGTGGTCCCTCGTAATCAGCCGTTTGCCGAAAAAGGAATTTATCTTGCATTTGTATCGGTAAATGACCGGGCAGTAACTGCACACCTGATTAACAACACCGACTGGATTCTCCCGTTTACGGCTGCCGCAACATCGGAGCAGGTTAGTAACGGGCTGGCTGGCGGCGTGTTGCAGCCACGTTCAGCACAAAAGCTGACCGAATTATTGGTAAAGGATTTTGAAGCCTGGCCCACATTTGAGTTCAGGATGCTTTATTACAGGACGGGTATCCATGTACTGCCACAGGGCTTAACGACCCGGATCAAATGCAGAGCGCAATCTTTTTATAAAAACAAGAAAAAGGCACCCGTACTGGACAAGGATGCATTTGTATATCAGCTGGATATAGAAAACCTGAAAAAGGAACAGTCCGCTGCGGGTGACCTGCCTGATGCATTGAAAGACGGCCTGAATGTGGTGCAGCCAGGTACCACCGGATTGGCCAAGCCCAGTGATGTGGTAGATCTTCATGCGGAAAAACTGGATACGGACATCCGGAGTTTGTCGGGTGACCAGATCCTTCAGGCGCAGCTGGCCGCCTTTGAAAGTAACCTCGAAATGGCTATTGCAAACGGAATGGAAGAGATCACGTTTATTCATGGGGCAGGAAGCGGAAAGCTGAAAAGTGAGCTTCACCGGCGGCTTGGCAAAAACCAGCACGTACAATTTTTTAGAGATGCACAAAAAGAAAAGTTCGGATACGGTGCAACCCTTGTTAAAATCAAGTAA
- a CDS encoding DUF2279 domain-containing protein produces the protein MTKYFSSTCLRSFTFILLVFLLSGREALFAQTNSARVQADTAVRPNYKRLRGIFAGQSALYLGTLYGLSRSWYKNPLTNFTIKDDTYEWLQMDKMGHLYTSYQIARHTAAIYRKTGISKKQMLIYGAVSGIIFQTPIEILDGFSPDYGFSPGDMVANMAGSAIYLLQVAWWDEPRIQPKFSFHSTRLAAVRPGLLGSNPYERWLKDYNGQTYWLSASPGTFFKGSGWPEWLCISVGYGIHDMVSAEQSKSKEMGYVPYRQFYLSLDIDLTRIKTRSKFVRTLGFLAGSLKIPAPALQIDKNGFGFKPFYF, from the coding sequence TTGACGAAATACTTTTCAAGTACCTGCCTCCGATCTTTTACCTTCATTTTACTGGTTTTCCTGCTGAGCGGCAGGGAGGCGCTTTTTGCGCAGACCAATTCGGCCAGGGTGCAGGCAGATACGGCTGTCCGCCCCAACTATAAGCGGCTGCGGGGTATTTTTGCAGGGCAGTCTGCCTTGTACCTGGGCACCTTGTACGGACTCAGCAGATCATGGTACAAGAATCCGCTGACCAACTTCACCATTAAGGATGATACGTACGAGTGGCTCCAAATGGACAAAATGGGGCACCTTTACACATCGTACCAGATTGCGCGCCATACGGCCGCCATTTACCGGAAAACAGGCATTTCAAAGAAGCAAATGCTGATTTACGGTGCAGTTTCAGGGATTATTTTTCAAACTCCTATTGAAATCCTGGATGGATTTTCTCCCGATTATGGCTTCTCGCCCGGGGATATGGTAGCCAATATGGCCGGCTCGGCGATCTATCTCCTGCAGGTTGCATGGTGGGATGAGCCGCGCATTCAGCCCAAGTTTTCATTTCATTCAACCCGGCTGGCGGCAGTGAGGCCGGGTTTGCTCGGCAGCAATCCATATGAGCGCTGGCTGAAAGATTACAATGGACAAACCTATTGGCTCTCAGCCAGTCCGGGGACATTCTTCAAAGGTTCGGGCTGGCCGGAGTGGCTCTGCATTTCGGTGGGATATGGCATTCACGATATGGTATCCGCTGAGCAAAGCAAAAGTAAAGAAATGGGGTATGTGCCTTACCGGCAGTTTTATCTTTCTCTGGACATTGACCTGACGAGGATCAAAACGCGGAGTAAATTTGTTCGTACACTGGGTTTTCTGGCGGGTTCGCTGAAAATCCCGGCACCTGCATTGCAGATAGACAAAAACGGGTTTGGATTCAAACCCTTCTATTTTTAA
- a CDS encoding Txe/YoeB family addiction module toxin, with product MKIVFSENAWDDYKSWQEEDKKMAKRINDLIKDIQRHPFEGIGKPEPLKFDFKGYWSRRIDQEHRLVYKIENDSLLIYACRYHYDR from the coding sequence ATGAAAATCGTTTTTTCCGAAAATGCCTGGGATGACTATAAATCCTGGCAGGAAGAAGACAAAAAGATGGCAAAACGGATCAACGATCTGATCAAAGACATTCAGCGCCATCCATTTGAGGGTATTGGTAAACCTGAACCATTAAAGTTTGACTTCAAAGGCTACTGGTCCCGCCGGATTGATCAGGAACATCGCCTGGTTTATAAAATCGAGAACGACTCCCTGCTGATATATGCCTGCCGGTACCATTACGACCGGTGA
- a CDS encoding VWA domain-containing protein — MRSELIFQTPYWFILFCLIAGVAYAYLLYQPSASWGKKVNYLLAAFRGVAVSLICFLLLSPLVKKTETSVDKAKIVLAIDNSESVKPYAQALIRQIREASASLAAEGFEVSVQTLDKNRTAADVDSIRFNENKTDLNGLLQTVKGNFEGRNLTDVVLVSDGIVNQGISPTYNQFPFRISTLAVGDTVPDLDIRIKDVVTNRIAYLGNEFPIRAEIVANGLAGKSTSITLKQNGRVISTQNLNINSPAYFNAVNFKASSSQKGVQHFTIELGNVSGETSVGNNKKDVYIDIIDGRQKILLLALAPHPDIKSIRSLVEANDNYELDVNILSISNTPPAAKPYDLVILHQVPNVLGLGNALVRKYIDEKTPLFFVLGNQSAVPLANSLNRSLTINTSSNQTDKVTARYNTSFQQLNFDPENLKLLERLPPLSVPFGEYNVSSGSETVLFQKIGTLNTSKPLLVLNTNGEQKTAVLAGEGIWQWRQEEFAQTGSQEVVDNFFQKIIQVLSVREDKRKFRVYPVSNEFDAGEQVIFQTEIYNDIYEPVFGQEVKLDIRDEKGRNRQFAYTHTKENPRFNVSGLSDGVYQYAASATVLGKQERVTGQFVVRNADLEMNNTTADFGMLRELAKRSGGEFLTAASLSTFLQKLRENRPADRLDSMEDMVELIFMKWLFFVLILLLGVEWGLRKYHGGY, encoded by the coding sequence ATGCGGTCTGAACTCATTTTCCAAACTCCTTACTGGTTCATTCTTTTTTGCCTGATTGCTGGTGTGGCATATGCTTACCTGCTGTACCAGCCTTCGGCGTCGTGGGGTAAAAAAGTGAACTACCTCCTGGCCGCATTCAGGGGAGTGGCGGTATCGCTGATTTGTTTTCTGCTGCTCAGCCCGCTGGTCAAAAAAACAGAAACTTCCGTCGATAAGGCGAAAATTGTGCTGGCGATCGACAATTCGGAGTCGGTAAAACCCTATGCGCAGGCGCTGATCCGCCAGATCAGGGAGGCATCAGCGAGCTTGGCGGCTGAGGGGTTTGAAGTCAGTGTGCAAACGCTGGACAAAAACCGCACAGCTGCTGACGTGGATTCCATTCGTTTTAATGAAAATAAAACAGACCTCAACGGGCTGCTGCAAACGGTTAAGGGCAACTTTGAAGGACGTAACCTGACCGATGTCGTGCTGGTTTCTGACGGGATCGTGAACCAGGGCATATCCCCAACCTACAATCAGTTTCCATTCCGTATCAGTACGCTCGCAGTAGGGGATACCGTGCCTGATCTGGACATCCGGATCAAGGATGTAGTAACCAACCGCATTGCCTACCTCGGTAATGAATTTCCGATCCGGGCCGAAATCGTTGCAAATGGATTAGCCGGCAAGTCGACGAGCATCACATTGAAACAGAATGGCAGGGTAATATCCACTCAGAATTTGAATATCAACAGTCCGGCTTACTTCAATGCGGTGAACTTTAAGGCTTCATCCAGTCAGAAAGGCGTGCAGCATTTTACCATTGAGCTGGGCAATGTTTCCGGTGAAACCTCTGTCGGCAACAATAAGAAAGATGTTTACATTGACATTATCGATGGCCGGCAAAAGATCCTGCTACTTGCTCTGGCGCCGCATCCCGACATCAAAAGCATCCGTAGCCTGGTTGAGGCAAATGACAATTATGAGCTGGATGTAAATATCCTCTCCATCTCCAACACGCCCCCGGCTGCCAAACCTTATGATCTGGTAATCCTGCACCAGGTACCCAATGTGCTTGGATTGGGCAATGCATTGGTAAGGAAGTACATAGACGAGAAAACACCTTTGTTTTTTGTGCTGGGAAACCAGTCGGCCGTGCCGCTGGCCAACTCGCTGAACCGTTCCCTGACGATCAATACTTCCAGCAACCAGACAGACAAAGTTACCGCACGGTACAATACCTCTTTCCAGCAGCTAAACTTCGACCCCGAAAATCTGAAACTGCTTGAACGTCTGCCGCCGCTCTCAGTGCCTTTTGGCGAGTACAACGTATCCTCAGGATCTGAAACCGTGCTTTTTCAAAAAATTGGAACATTGAACACCAGCAAACCGCTGCTGGTACTTAATACCAATGGTGAGCAGAAAACCGCCGTGCTTGCCGGGGAGGGAATCTGGCAATGGCGCCAGGAAGAGTTTGCACAGACCGGCAGCCAGGAGGTAGTTGATAATTTTTTTCAGAAGATCATACAGGTACTTTCTGTGCGGGAGGATAAAAGAAAGTTCAGGGTATATCCTGTGAGTAATGAATTTGATGCGGGCGAGCAGGTTATTTTTCAGACTGAAATCTATAATGATATCTACGAGCCGGTTTTTGGGCAGGAGGTGAAGCTGGACATCCGTGATGAAAAAGGCAGGAACCGGCAGTTTGCCTACACCCATACCAAAGAAAATCCGCGCTTCAATGTGAGCGGTCTTTCGGACGGCGTGTATCAGTATGCGGCATCTGCTACTGTGCTTGGAAAGCAGGAGCGTGTCACCGGGCAGTTTGTTGTACGCAATGCTGATCTGGAAATGAACAATACTACCGCAGATTTTGGAATGCTCCGCGAGCTGGCCAAACGTTCAGGAGGCGAATTCCTGACTGCGGCTTCACTCAGCACATTTTTACAAAAACTCCGGGAAAACAGGCCCGCGGATCGCCTCGACAGCATGGAGGACATGGTAGAGCTTATTTTTATGAAATGGCTTTTCTTTGTGCTTATCCTGCTTTTGGGGGTAGAATGGGGTTTGAGAAAGTACCATGGCGGCTACTAA
- a CDS encoding isoaspartyl peptidase/L-asparaginase family protein, translating to MTSNRRSFLRLSAFAIPFGKISGLLPKKAANMPIVVSTWDSGQISNGAAWPVLEKGGKAIDAVEQAAIAIENDINCCVGLGGNPDRDGRVTLDACIMDEKSNCGSVAFVERIKHPISLARKIMETTPHVFLVGEGAQQFAIANGFPLESGKLSPDAEKAYKQWLVKSEYKPVMNIERQQSHPKGHGPFAPMRLEDGSFNHDTMGTIALDAKGDVSGMCTTSGMGFKMRGRVGDSPVIGAGLFVDNEVGAATSSGQGEEVIRVCGTHLVVEFMRNGLSPGQACKKAVERIVKRDPEKAKNFQVGFIAINKQGEVGAYAVQKGFNYTVTQKDGKGKVFNSESYFA from the coding sequence ATGACATCAAACCGCCGGTCCTTTCTGCGCCTGTCCGCTTTCGCGATTCCTTTTGGAAAAATCAGCGGGTTGCTGCCCAAAAAAGCAGCGAACATGCCCATCGTCGTGTCCACGTGGGACAGCGGACAAATATCGAACGGTGCTGCATGGCCCGTACTTGAAAAAGGCGGAAAGGCTATTGATGCGGTGGAGCAGGCGGCGATCGCCATTGAAAATGATATTAACTGCTGTGTAGGACTGGGCGGCAATCCCGACCGCGACGGCCGAGTGACGCTGGACGCCTGCATCATGGACGAAAAATCCAATTGCGGCTCCGTCGCCTTTGTGGAGCGCATCAAGCATCCTATTTCACTGGCAAGAAAGATCATGGAAACAACGCCGCACGTATTTCTGGTGGGCGAAGGTGCGCAGCAGTTTGCCATAGCCAATGGTTTTCCGCTCGAATCAGGCAAGCTTTCCCCGGATGCGGAAAAGGCATACAAGCAGTGGCTGGTCAAATCCGAGTACAAGCCGGTCATGAACATTGAGCGCCAGCAATCGCATCCGAAAGGTCACGGCCCGTTTGCTCCTATGCGGCTGGAAGACGGCTCTTTCAACCATGATACGATGGGCACGATTGCACTGGACGCCAAAGGAGATGTATCGGGCATGTGCACTACCTCCGGTATGGGTTTCAAAATGCGGGGCCGCGTGGGCGACTCACCGGTGATCGGTGCAGGTCTTTTTGTAGATAATGAAGTAGGTGCGGCCACCTCTTCGGGTCAGGGTGAGGAAGTGATCCGTGTTTGCGGCACGCACCTGGTGGTGGAGTTTATGCGCAACGGACTATCACCCGGGCAGGCCTGCAAAAAAGCGGTGGAACGCATTGTAAAACGGGATCCCGAAAAGGCTAAGAATTTTCAGGTCGGATTTATCGCCATCAACAAGCAGGGTGAAGTAGGTGCCTATGCAGTTCAGAAAGGTTTTAACTATACCGTGACCCAAAAAGACGGTAAAGGCAAGGTCTTCAATTCAGAGAGCTATTTTGCCTGA
- a CDS encoding ABC transporter ATP-binding protein — translation MVLEISNLRQRYGSREVLYIPSWQISTGIYWIQGENGAGKSTLFRTLAGMLPFTGTILLEQTFNLATNPVAYRLRLSLGEAEPLYPAFLTPADLLAFVAEARQSPAGQVEELTGVLGINYLQHPFGSCSSGMVKKVSLALSFLGRPSVIILDEPLITIDQEARAALFTLIRAYHEQGTTFLLSSHQSFRDEGLALTGSYSLANKNLVPVCL, via the coding sequence ATGGTACTGGAAATCAGCAACCTGCGCCAAAGGTATGGGAGCCGGGAAGTGTTATACATTCCTTCATGGCAGATCAGCACAGGCATTTACTGGATACAGGGTGAAAACGGAGCAGGCAAATCGACGCTCTTTCGCACCCTGGCCGGCATGCTCCCTTTTACCGGTACCATCCTGCTTGAGCAGACTTTTAACCTTGCAACCAACCCGGTAGCATATCGGCTGCGGCTAAGCCTGGGCGAGGCCGAGCCGCTGTATCCTGCATTTCTTACTCCGGCCGACCTGCTCGCCTTTGTGGCAGAGGCACGTCAGAGCCCTGCGGGGCAGGTGGAGGAGCTCACGGGCGTGTTAGGTATCAACTATTTACAGCATCCATTTGGCAGCTGTTCCAGCGGGATGGTCAAAAAGGTATCGCTGGCACTGAGTTTTCTGGGCCGTCCGTCGGTCATTATCCTGGATGAGCCGTTGATCACGATTGATCAGGAAGCCAGAGCTGCGCTTTTTACCCTGATACGCGCTTACCATGAGCAGGGTACTACTTTCCTGCTATCGTCGCACCAGTCGTTCCGGGACGAGGGCCTCGCCTTAACAGGCTCATACTCCTTGGCCAACAAAAACCTGGTTCCCGTATGCTTATGA
- a CDS encoding type II toxin-antitoxin system Phd/YefM family antitoxin, whose protein sequence is MIAANYTEFRNGLKKFLDEVEENHETLIVKRGTGKGTVVISLDEYNSMLETMHLLSSKKNAERLYESVSQMNTGKTITLDELPSEQ, encoded by the coding sequence ATGATCGCAGCTAATTATACCGAGTTTAGAAACGGATTAAAAAAGTTTCTTGATGAGGTGGAGGAAAATCATGAAACGCTCATTGTAAAGAGAGGTACAGGAAAAGGTACTGTCGTCATTTCCCTGGATGAATACAATTCCATGCTGGAAACCATGCATTTACTTAGCTCCAAGAAGAATGCTGAGCGGCTGTACGAGTCTGTAAGCCAGATGAATACAGGAAAAACAATTACGCTGGACGAGCTGCCTTCCGAGCAATGA
- the fabG gene encoding 3-oxoacyl-[acyl-carrier-protein] reductase, whose protein sequence is MKIVENKVALVTGASRGIGRSIALRLAEEGADVAFTYLSSVEKGEALVKELEQFGVRAKGYRSDASDFTAADELITSVVADFGKLDVLVNNAGVTRDGLLMRMSEEQWDDVIRINLKSVFNLSKAAIKTMMRAKSGSIINITSVVGISGNAGQANYAASKAGIIGFTKSVALELGSRNIRSNAVAPGFIETEMTGVIDPKAMEEWKQSIPMKRGGRPEEVADTCVFLASDLSRYITGQVIQVDGGMLT, encoded by the coding sequence ATGAAAATAGTCGAAAACAAGGTTGCGCTGGTTACCGGAGCGTCGAGAGGAATCGGGCGGAGCATTGCATTGCGCCTGGCCGAAGAAGGTGCCGACGTGGCATTTACTTACCTGTCCAGCGTGGAAAAAGGGGAGGCATTGGTCAAAGAACTGGAACAATTCGGCGTGCGCGCCAAGGGTTACCGTTCCGACGCTTCGGACTTCACGGCTGCCGACGAGCTGATCACCAGTGTGGTGGCCGACTTCGGGAAGCTGGACGTGCTGGTCAACAATGCAGGCGTAACCCGCGACGGGCTGCTGATGCGCATGAGTGAAGAGCAATGGGATGATGTGATCAGGATTAATCTTAAATCCGTGTTCAACCTGAGCAAGGCTGCCATCAAAACGATGATGCGTGCCAAAAGCGGCTCTATCATCAATATTACGTCGGTAGTAGGAATAAGTGGAAATGCCGGCCAGGCTAATTATGCGGCCTCCAAGGCGGGTATTATCGGTTTTACCAAATCGGTCGCACTCGAACTCGGCTCCCGCAACATCCGGTCCAATGCCGTAGCGCCAGGCTTTATTGAAACGGAAATGACCGGTGTGATCGACCCAAAAGCCATGGAAGAATGGAAGCAATCCATTCCCATGAAGCGCGGTGGCCGGCCCGAAGAAGTGGCCGATACCTGCGTGTTCCTGGCCTCGGATCTTTCGCGGTATATCACCGGACAGGTAATTCAGGTGGACGGCGGTATGCTGACCTAG
- a CDS encoding SDR family oxidoreductase, whose product MAETTKTALITGGSKGIGYGIAEVLISEGIKVAVTSRSKQNAEEAAARLNQIREGYALGIESDVRSFESQQLAVQTVIEHWGQLDYFIANAGVGHFAPIQELTPEQWRETIDINLTGVFFSAKASVDALTETKGYFITISSLAGTNFFEKGTAYNASKFGVVGFSQAMMMDVRNAGIKVTTIMPGSVATEFNNHAPSEKDAWKIQPEDIGRIVSDLIKLPARTLPSKIEVRPTMPSK is encoded by the coding sequence ATGGCAGAGACAACAAAAACCGCGCTCATTACCGGCGGTTCAAAAGGCATTGGCTACGGAATTGCAGAAGTACTCATCAGCGAAGGCATTAAAGTGGCGGTAACCAGCCGCTCTAAACAAAATGCAGAAGAAGCCGCAGCCCGGCTCAACCAGATCAGGGAGGGTTATGCACTCGGCATCGAGTCGGACGTAAGAAGCTTTGAATCGCAGCAGCTGGCCGTGCAAACTGTAATTGAACATTGGGGACAGCTGGATTATTTCATAGCGAATGCAGGTGTGGGGCACTTTGCACCGATCCAGGAACTTACTCCCGAGCAATGGCGCGAAACCATCGACATCAACCTGACCGGGGTGTTTTTCAGTGCCAAAGCATCTGTCGACGCACTGACCGAAACAAAGGGCTATTTCATCACCATTTCCAGTCTGGCAGGAACCAACTTCTTTGAAAAAGGCACTGCCTACAATGCGAGTAAATTCGGCGTAGTAGGCTTTTCACAGGCTATGATGATGGACGTCCGGAATGCGGGTATCAAGGTGACCACCATCATGCCGGGCTCCGTCGCTACGGAATTCAACAACCACGCACCATCAGAAAAAGATGCCTGGAAAATCCAGCCGGAAGATATCGGCCGCATTGTTTCAGATCTGATCAAGCTGCCGGCACGCACCCTGCCGAGCAAGATCGAAGTTCGGCCAACCATGCCTTCCAAATAG